One window of the Corynebacterium glutamicum ATCC 13032 genome contains the following:
- a CDS encoding recombinase family protein: MFGSSFKEQTTNPRSQRVSYLRVSSTDQNLARQREAVNHSGHIDREFTDELSGGAKSHRPGLEDCINYLREDDVLVVASIDRLARSLVDLRVIIDRITDKGASVIFLKENLTFAAGRDDPRANLMLGILGSFAEFERSIIRERQAEGIALAKKAGKYAGRPKALDKEQIQEAKDMIAQGETKSAVAKHFGINRSTLYEYLKNPD, encoded by the coding sequence ATGTTTGGTAGTAGTTTTAAGGAACAAACAACTAACCCGAGAAGTCAACGAGTTTCTTATTTGCGTGTCTCTAGCACCGATCAGAATCTGGCTCGACAACGTGAAGCTGTTAACCATTCCGGTCATATTGATCGTGAGTTCACAGATGAGCTTTCCGGTGGCGCCAAATCACACAGACCTGGCTTGGAAGACTGCATTAATTATCTTCGCGAGGATGATGTTCTTGTCGTCGCATCCATTGACCGACTTGCACGCTCGCTGGTTGATTTACGCGTCATCATTGACCGCATCACAGACAAAGGCGCATCGGTCATTTTTCTCAAAGAGAATTTGACTTTCGCTGCAGGCCGCGATGATCCTCGAGCAAACCTCATGCTCGGTATTTTGGGCAGTTTCGCAGAATTTGAACGCTCAATTATTCGCGAGCGCCAAGCAGAAGGTATTGCCCTGGCAAAAAAGGCCGGCAAGTATGCAGGTCGCCCAAAAGCCCTCGACAAGGAACAAATACAAGAAGCAAAAGATATGATCGCTCAAGGTGAAACAAAATCTGCTGTCGCCAAGCATTTTGGTATTAATCGCTCGACCTTGTACGAATATCTCAAAAATCCTGACTAG
- a CDS encoding trypsin-like serine protease — protein MTVAHKRSLTWIKRLSATTFAAFLGIQLVTPAHSIENTTQIPESELHNLGLTDEEIQEFNQYLIDESLFQETVETSPIVVSDNEDAAQDPGFGLFTTNPVKHTDEHIGALYFSDLPGISNLTCTANYIGGKFWTTAHHCVEGRSRFVGFIEQSDGQYAGIEHVYTKSSDYDIALIKVGSGIDAEQFSLTRSRPAVGKMLEVVGFAVVNPFSSRATMEVTNSNTVANYPMSNLYYKDVFSAKPAGSFPYVISGGDSGAAVWSGETMYGIASGSNGSTKNLAANVGPHVSWIEQTMQNNSNSSPYEILQAFRGGLATSYPKYNQIRDLVDSSS, from the coding sequence ATGACAGTTGCACACAAACGAAGTCTGACATGGATCAAGAGACTATCTGCGACTACATTTGCAGCTTTTCTTGGCATTCAGCTTGTGACCCCCGCTCACTCAATTGAAAACACGACGCAGATTCCAGAAAGCGAATTGCACAACCTCGGGCTCACAGACGAAGAAATTCAAGAATTCAATCAATATCTCATTGACGAGTCACTCTTTCAAGAGACTGTAGAAACCTCTCCGATCGTAGTCAGCGACAATGAAGATGCAGCCCAAGATCCCGGTTTCGGCCTTTTCACCACAAATCCTGTGAAACACACAGATGAGCACATTGGCGCTCTATACTTCTCCGACCTACCAGGTATTTCCAATCTTACGTGCACTGCCAACTACATCGGTGGAAAATTCTGGACCACAGCACATCATTGTGTTGAAGGCCGCAGTCGCTTCGTCGGCTTCATCGAGCAGTCGGACGGACAATATGCAGGCATTGAGCATGTTTACACAAAGTCAAGTGACTACGATATTGCCCTCATTAAAGTGGGATCTGGAATTGACGCAGAACAGTTCAGCCTCACTCGATCACGCCCTGCGGTTGGAAAAATGCTGGAAGTCGTTGGGTTTGCAGTTGTGAACCCATTCTCCTCTAGAGCAACAATGGAAGTCACCAACTCAAACACAGTCGCGAACTATCCTATGAGCAACCTGTACTACAAAGACGTATTCTCGGCTAAACCCGCAGGATCATTCCCTTATGTCATTTCCGGAGGTGATTCCGGCGCAGCTGTTTGGTCGGGTGAAACCATGTACGGCATTGCTAGTGGCTCTAACGGCAGCACTAAAAACCTAGCAGCAAATGTTGGACCGCACGTCTCTTGGATCGAACAAACGATGCAAAACAATAGCAATTCCTCTCCCTATGAAATTTTGCAAGCGTTCCGAGGCGGCCTTGCAACGTCTTACCCCAAATATAATCAAATTAGAGACCTAGTCGACTCAAGTAGTTAA
- a CDS encoding dual specificity protein phosphatase family protein: MTVDLYQARIPFQRDGVRFDHTMITHIQAGLHLGGCRAAGLLPIPAHIDHIVRLTAADFYDTQSAPQLLSNTVLDVLDTTTQDLKALWPVAEHIATTIPESENVLIHCQMGINRSAALMTRVLMLRNDCTADEAIALLRDRRSPFVLFNEHFVEQLRAL; encoded by the coding sequence ATGACTGTTGATCTCTACCAGGCACGCATTCCTTTTCAGCGCGATGGCGTGCGCTTTGATCATACGATGATCACCCACATTCAAGCCGGCCTGCATCTTGGTGGCTGCCGCGCAGCAGGTTTACTGCCTATACCAGCACATATTGATCATATTGTGCGCCTGACAGCCGCAGATTTCTATGACACCCAGTCAGCACCGCAGCTGCTCAGCAACACTGTGCTTGATGTATTGGACACCACCACTCAAGACTTGAAGGCATTGTGGCCTGTTGCAGAACATATTGCTACAACCATTCCTGAATCTGAGAACGTGCTTATCCACTGCCAGATGGGTATCAACCGCTCAGCTGCACTCATGACACGGGTGTTGATGTTGCGCAACGATTGCACCGCCGATGAAGCAATTGCACTGCTGCGTGATCGACGCTCACCGTTTGTACTGTTCAATGAGCATTTTGTGGAACAACTTCGAGCACTGTAA
- a CDS encoding FadR/GntR family transcriptional regulator, producing MSAALPHTAADPVHTTPAKPLLDHVLDSLGRSIISGEMEAGSTFKLQDIGEKFGISRTVAREAMRALEQLGLVASSRRIGITVLSHEHWAVFDKAIIRWRLEDERQREQQLQSLTELRIAIEPIAARSVALHASSAEIAIIGDLAARMRNLGEAGRGASQEFLDADVKFHELILQYCHNEMFAAMAPPIKAVLVGRTTLGLQPDRPAEEVLDNHDALAHALSVRNADLAEKASRSILNEVRDALTS from the coding sequence ATGTCCGCAGCTTTACCTCACACAGCAGCAGATCCCGTACACACCACCCCAGCGAAACCGCTGCTCGATCATGTCTTAGATTCACTAGGACGCAGCATCATCAGTGGTGAAATGGAAGCCGGTAGCACATTCAAACTGCAAGACATCGGTGAAAAATTCGGTATCTCCCGCACCGTCGCCAGAGAAGCCATGCGTGCCTTAGAGCAACTTGGGTTGGTGGCCTCATCGAGACGAATTGGTATTACAGTGCTCTCGCACGAGCACTGGGCTGTCTTTGACAAAGCCATTATTCGCTGGCGCCTCGAAGATGAGCGTCAACGTGAACAGCAACTGCAGTCACTCACCGAACTTCGTATTGCCATTGAACCAATTGCTGCACGCAGTGTTGCCCTTCATGCATCGAGCGCAGAGATTGCTATCATCGGTGATCTTGCTGCACGAATGCGTAACCTCGGTGAAGCTGGTCGTGGCGCATCACAAGAATTCCTAGACGCAGATGTGAAATTTCATGAGCTTATTTTGCAGTATTGCCATAATGAGATGTTCGCTGCCATGGCACCACCCATAAAAGCTGTACTAGTCGGGCGCACCACACTTGGCCTTCAACCCGATCGACCTGCCGAAGAAGTCTTGGACAATCATGATGCTCTCGCACACGCACTAAGTGTTCGTAATGCAGACCTCGCCGAAAAAGCATCCAGGAGCATTCTGAATGAGGTGCGCGACGCACTGACCTCGTAA
- a CDS encoding DUF6973 domain-containing protein — MSLKTRRIFGALAVSLSISFSAIATPAASAQELVVSTSAVNEFGVVTSDITAEQILQAQDLIAEMKQSEDIYEYFGALSDVEQRSIIAAVKENPYLIENESPRMRVQSETPDEETPDKKKPSKTYKLYMSILEMMSCINLVDVPSCAQALKAANIAEREAKARYPDSVTNGKGDALRHCAWSALMTIRIGKDAAERIGNAHETVVRGEPEEREMDLINNALGRDIGERFIINGDETGALSTCVSMANIGLLHTLL, encoded by the coding sequence ATGTCGCTAAAAACTCGCCGAATATTCGGCGCACTTGCTGTTTCGCTATCAATCTCTTTCTCAGCCATTGCTACACCTGCAGCATCCGCACAAGAACTAGTGGTGAGCACATCAGCAGTAAACGAATTTGGTGTAGTTACCAGTGACATCACGGCTGAGCAAATTCTTCAGGCGCAAGATCTAATCGCTGAGATGAAACAGTCAGAGGACATATATGAGTATTTCGGTGCCTTGTCTGACGTTGAACAGAGATCCATCATTGCAGCTGTAAAGGAAAATCCATATCTCATTGAGAACGAATCACCCCGTATGAGAGTCCAAAGTGAAACACCCGACGAGGAAACACCTGATAAGAAAAAGCCGAGCAAAACCTACAAGCTCTATATGAGCATTCTCGAAATGATGTCATGTATCAATCTTGTTGATGTTCCGTCATGTGCCCAAGCCCTTAAAGCGGCAAATATAGCTGAACGCGAGGCCAAGGCCCGTTACCCCGATTCGGTCACTAATGGTAAAGGCGATGCCCTTCGTCATTGTGCATGGAGCGCTCTCATGACTATTCGAATCGGAAAAGATGCAGCCGAAAGAATTGGTAACGCTCATGAAACCGTTGTGAGAGGTGAACCCGAAGAAAGAGAAATGGATCTCATCAATAACGCGCTGGGTAGAGACATCGGCGAAAGATTCATCATCAATGGCGATGAAACGGGTGCGCTCAGTACTTGTGTATCCATGGCTAATATCGGGCTACTTCATACTCTGTTGTAA
- a CDS encoding KAP family NTPase: MSGLFTPFSDAAKNNTVKTDGDSVSGRDLPITKISEDRFERSAYSAQLANIICDVAPWGASTVFSLTGQWGSGKTSLVNLIRSEESLSNEKWTIVDFNPWVASDPQSLIEEFYRVIVGTVPDDKTGQKIKTVLQKTFSTIGSIAGGVGGFGVLEALALSKGVDAANAVYKTWKQEQDSWPTLYTRAANHFKDLNKRILIVVDDIDRLHTDELALLMKVIRLLGRFPQVNYLLVYEEESLLTTLARSTAVGGSEDDALRFMEKIVQYPFDVPPLTSFQIEKELSALFDKLFQGVSLSGDPEDFALVKSRMFDVWEKTLVTPRLLHRFAALLTNWTRIYGSGEVNGVDLTILATIRIVFPSVYKRLSRAKEVLLQGGRTTGSQKPGWEKQLCEGMNNEQMDLLKTMLLFLFPRLSDHPSTRMHRERGISTEVYFDTYLMFQRPGHVISDEQLDKYLSNADDAMGFVDLINSDDNDMVASVMKKLPLAIDRLDGEGVRHMAVEVLFTAANGMHDKGRQVRMSGIFSDLYSHACSILGALPQLPVEQLYEKFFSEMTLNEAAFWLNQVGERARACGNDVSGLELFRKVNIKTEARILSVLKNQDPSDWDLGPYSLGILAKSSNFSSVLKSLQSGIEEHQFDVIDIGVLFLTTVYSSRQGPSGGAWIDSFQHSLFSRYVPDSLRAITKSEVDVELGKIQFTDFSWEGKRKVVAYALETGRSDFTRERLGGYSIADSIVD; encoded by the coding sequence ATGAGCGGACTGTTTACCCCATTTTCAGATGCGGCAAAAAACAACACGGTAAAAACTGATGGAGATTCAGTATCTGGTCGAGACTTGCCTATTACTAAGATCTCTGAGGATCGTTTCGAGCGTTCTGCGTATTCAGCCCAGCTGGCAAATATAATCTGCGATGTGGCACCTTGGGGAGCGAGCACTGTTTTCAGTCTTACTGGTCAGTGGGGCAGTGGTAAGACATCTCTTGTTAATTTGATTCGCTCGGAAGAATCTCTATCGAACGAAAAATGGACAATCGTTGATTTCAACCCGTGGGTGGCCTCTGACCCGCAATCTTTGATTGAGGAGTTTTACCGAGTAATCGTTGGGACGGTACCTGATGATAAGACCGGCCAAAAGATCAAAACTGTTCTGCAGAAAACCTTTAGCACGATTGGGTCAATTGCAGGTGGGGTCGGAGGGTTTGGTGTCCTAGAAGCACTTGCGCTCTCAAAAGGAGTAGATGCTGCAAACGCTGTATATAAGACATGGAAACAGGAGCAAGATTCGTGGCCAACGCTGTATACACGTGCTGCGAACCATTTTAAAGATCTGAACAAGCGAATTCTCATTGTCGTCGATGATATTGATCGCCTCCATACTGATGAATTGGCGCTGTTAATGAAAGTAATACGCTTGCTTGGACGATTCCCGCAGGTGAATTATCTTTTGGTTTATGAAGAAGAATCACTGTTAACGACGCTAGCCAGATCGACAGCTGTAGGTGGTAGCGAAGATGATGCTTTGCGTTTCATGGAGAAAATCGTGCAGTATCCTTTCGATGTTCCGCCTCTGACATCATTTCAAATAGAGAAAGAGCTCAGTGCATTATTTGACAAGCTTTTCCAGGGTGTTTCGCTATCGGGTGATCCTGAAGACTTTGCACTAGTGAAGTCGAGAATGTTCGATGTCTGGGAAAAGACTCTGGTCACGCCGAGGCTGTTGCACCGTTTTGCTGCTCTACTAACCAACTGGACTCGGATATATGGATCAGGTGAAGTTAACGGCGTTGATCTCACAATACTTGCGACCATTCGAATTGTTTTTCCGTCTGTGTATAAACGTCTTTCTCGAGCGAAGGAAGTATTGCTTCAAGGAGGTCGAACGACAGGCTCGCAGAAACCCGGTTGGGAAAAGCAATTATGTGAGGGGATGAACAACGAGCAGATGGATCTTTTAAAGACCATGCTTTTGTTCCTTTTCCCACGTCTTTCGGATCACCCTAGTACGAGAATGCATCGTGAGAGGGGGATCTCGACGGAAGTTTATTTTGACACGTACCTCATGTTTCAAAGACCTGGACATGTCATAAGTGATGAACAGTTGGATAAGTATCTATCTAATGCGGACGATGCTATGGGTTTCGTCGATTTAATTAACTCCGATGACAATGACATGGTGGCATCAGTGATGAAAAAGCTTCCTCTAGCAATTGATCGACTTGATGGAGAGGGTGTTAGGCACATGGCAGTTGAGGTGTTATTCACCGCTGCTAATGGTATGCATGATAAAGGTCGTCAAGTGCGTATGAGCGGCATATTCAGTGACCTGTATTCCCATGCGTGCTCGATTCTTGGTGCATTGCCTCAATTACCAGTGGAACAACTCTATGAGAAATTCTTTTCTGAGATGACGCTTAATGAGGCTGCTTTCTGGTTAAACCAGGTGGGGGAAAGGGCTAGAGCCTGTGGTAATGATGTAAGTGGCCTTGAGCTTTTTCGTAAAGTTAATATAAAGACCGAAGCTAGAATTTTAAGTGTATTGAAGAATCAGGACCCCTCAGATTGGGATTTAGGTCCATATTCGCTTGGTATTTTGGCGAAAAGCTCGAATTTTTCTTCAGTGCTGAAGTCTCTGCAAAGTGGTATAGAGGAACATCAGTTTGATGTGATAGATATTGGAGTGCTTTTCTTAACGACTGTGTATTCTTCGCGACAGGGACCAAGCGGTGGTGCATGGATAGATTCTTTTCAGCATAGTCTGTTTTCACGGTACGTACCTGATTCTCTACGGGCTATAACCAAGTCTGAAGTAGATGTAGAACTAGGTAAGATACAGTTCACGGATTTTAGCTGGGAAGGGAAGCGAAAAGTTGTCGCATATGCACTGGAGACTGGAAGAAGTGATTTCACTCGAGAACGATTAGGGGGCTACAGTATCGCAGATTCTATAGTCGATTGA
- a CDS encoding IS3 family transposase (programmed frameshift) — translation MPRKTYTEEFKRDAVALYENSAGTSIQKIANDLGINRMTLKNWITKYGANSTPHGANTATALSEAERIRQLEKENALLREERDILRKAAKYFAEGDELVIRFRFVDDARKTYSVKRICDVLKLNRSSYYKWKSTAFTREKRLLSDAILGVQVKTVFTTHSGCYGAKRIAAELKDQIGHDLANHKRVARIMRSLKLFGYTKKRKVTTTVPDKTKTVFPDLVGRKFTADKPNQLYVGDITYLPIQDGSNMYLATVIDCYSRRLVGFSIADHMRTSLVQDALLMAKDQRGNLKGAIFHSDHGSVYTSHAFQETCKKLGIRQSMGSIGTSADNALAESFNAAMKREVLQDSKTFENQLCCRRDVFRWCTRYNTVRRHSWCRYLAPVVFEERGPAILRSAS, via the exons ATGCCACGCAAGACCTACACAGAGGAGTTCAAGCGCGACGCTGTCGCGCTCTACGAGAACTCCGCCGGCACCTCGATCCAGAAGATCGCCAATGATCTCGGAATCAACCGAATGACCCTTAAAAACTGGATTACTAAATACGGGGCCAACTCAACTCCACATGGCGCTAACACGGCCACCGCGCTGTCCGAAGCTGAACGGATCCGCCAACTTGAAAAGGAAAATGCACTCCTCCGCGAAGAGCGTGACATCCTGCGGAAAGCGGCCAAATATTTCGCGGAAG GAGACGAACTGGTGATCCGCTTCCGATTCGTTGATGACGCTCGAAAGACCTACTCGGTTAAGCGGATATGTGACGTGTTGAAGCTCAATCGTTCCTCATATTACAAATGGAAAAGCACCGCCTTCACGCGTGAAAAACGCCTGCTCAGCGACGCTATTCTTGGGGTCCAGGTCAAGACTGTATTCACCACTCACAGTGGCTGTTATGGGGCCAAACGAATCGCGGCTGAACTCAAAGACCAGATCGGCCATGACCTTGCGAACCACAAGCGGGTTGCCCGGATCATGCGATCGTTGAAGCTGTTCGGATACACAAAGAAACGCAAGGTCACCACCACCGTGCCGGACAAAACCAAGACAGTGTTCCCTGACCTTGTCGGCCGGAAGTTCACCGCTGACAAGCCGAACCAGCTCTATGTCGGGGATATCACCTATCTGCCAATTCAGGATGGGTCGAATATGTACCTGGCCACGGTCATTGACTGTTACTCCCGCAGGTTGGTGGGCTTTTCTATCGCAGATCACATGCGCACGAGCTTGGTCCAGGACGCGCTGCTCATGGCTAAAGACCAGCGTGGAAACCTCAAAGGTGCGATTTTTCACTCCGACCACGGCAGCGTTTACACGTCTCATGCGTTTCAGGAGACGTGTAAGAAACTAGGGATCAGGCAGTCGATGGGATCAATTGGCACCAGTGCTGACAACGCTTTGGCGGAGTCTTTCAATGCCGCGATGAAGCGGGAAGTCCTGCAGGATTCCAAGACCTTTGAAAATCAATTGTGCTGTCGCCGGGACGTCTTCCGCTGGTGTACCCGTTACAACACGGTTCGCCGGCATTCCTGGTGTAGATATCTGGCTCCGGTCGTGTTTGAGGAGCGCGGTCCTGCTATCCTGAGATCTGCTTCCTGA
- a CDS encoding DHH family phosphoesterase, giving the protein MTVTSPAALALSDMSYVDIIKKKRGWTTEFFHSTINTGETTTPLPDSDRATALIHDHITKAQEITIITDFDMDGISAGVIAYAGLAELGAQVNMVVPDYRGERNVTASDIDRALELYPATSLIITCDVGIGSHEGIARAHERSIAVLVTDHHMEVEPCQADVVLNPNRIDSDYPNKDICGAQVIFATLSDYARRYRADKIIDINLLAVFSGIGALADVMPLTRDTRPTVKQAIALLRLAIPQVSKNRFGGWDTYAARSVNPDTSTLMHIVNASQHDHRFIAAFQGISILLGELIAQKKLVNIDNISESFIGFTLGPMFNATRRVGGDMHDSFLVFAPHAALASQPSMNPNRHAAISRIIDNNERRKELSKSSYAAVHSSDQPYAPFVWLSEAPSGILGLIASQLTRESDVPAIVINPDTLSGSARSPEWAPIITQVNTLSAQGHGGIHAAGHEYACGMRFDNHDDIVTFVATLDALDKNTPREAQPADLHLVDIDHARPVLDNPSLTQELSTVDAAVDAAQLLVLIDQLDQLQPFGHGFTYPRIDVTFRPAETEFKVMGQHHQHLKVITHSGLTLLWWNKAQQLDEIAQSELVTMSVELDVNMFRGFISPQGIVSACTVI; this is encoded by the coding sequence ATGACCGTTACCTCACCAGCAGCGCTCGCACTCAGCGACATGTCCTATGTGGACATCATTAAGAAGAAGCGCGGATGGACAACCGAGTTTTTCCACAGCACCATCAACACCGGTGAAACCACCACACCGCTACCAGACAGCGACCGTGCCACAGCACTAATCCATGACCACATCACCAAGGCTCAAGAGATAACCATCATCACCGACTTTGATATGGACGGTATTTCAGCCGGTGTCATTGCCTATGCAGGTCTTGCCGAACTGGGCGCACAGGTCAATATGGTGGTGCCCGACTATCGTGGCGAACGAAATGTCACAGCCAGCGATATTGATCGTGCGCTAGAGCTCTACCCTGCAACCTCACTCATCATCACCTGCGATGTCGGCATCGGCTCCCATGAAGGTATTGCCCGTGCTCACGAACGCAGTATCGCCGTCCTGGTCACAGATCACCACATGGAGGTCGAACCCTGCCAGGCCGATGTGGTTCTTAACCCCAACAGAATTGACTCTGACTACCCCAACAAAGATATTTGCGGTGCGCAGGTCATTTTCGCCACATTGAGTGACTATGCACGTCGTTATCGGGCGGACAAGATTATCGACATTAATTTGTTGGCTGTTTTCTCAGGCATTGGTGCACTCGCCGATGTCATGCCTCTCACCCGTGACACTCGACCAACAGTGAAGCAGGCTATTGCGTTGCTTCGGCTTGCTATCCCACAAGTAAGTAAAAACCGTTTCGGCGGTTGGGATACCTATGCTGCACGCTCTGTTAATCCTGATACGTCCACACTCATGCATATTGTCAATGCCAGCCAGCATGATCACCGCTTCATTGCAGCCTTCCAAGGCATCTCAATTCTTCTTGGTGAACTGATTGCGCAAAAGAAGCTAGTAAACATCGACAATATTTCTGAGTCATTCATTGGCTTCACTCTTGGTCCGATGTTTAACGCTACTCGTCGTGTTGGTGGCGACATGCACGATTCATTTCTCGTGTTTGCGCCCCATGCCGCACTAGCATCACAGCCGTCGATGAATCCAAATCGACATGCTGCGATCTCTCGCATCATTGATAACAACGAACGTCGCAAAGAGCTCTCCAAGTCCTCTTATGCTGCCGTACACAGCTCAGATCAGCCCTACGCGCCCTTTGTGTGGCTCTCTGAGGCACCAAGCGGCATTCTTGGTCTCATTGCCTCACAGCTCACTCGTGAGTCTGACGTGCCTGCCATTGTCATTAATCCAGATACCTTGTCCGGTTCAGCTCGCTCACCTGAGTGGGCACCGATCATCACCCAAGTAAACACCCTCAGCGCACAAGGTCACGGCGGTATTCATGCTGCAGGCCATGAGTACGCCTGTGGTATGCGTTTTGATAACCATGATGACATTGTGACCTTTGTTGCAACACTCGACGCACTCGATAAAAACACGCCACGGGAAGCACAGCCGGCAGATCTGCATTTGGTTGACATTGACCACGCGCGTCCTGTGCTTGATAACCCCTCACTCACCCAAGAGCTCAGTACGGTCGATGCTGCAGTGGATGCTGCACAGTTGCTTGTTCTCATTGATCAGCTTGATCAACTGCAGCCATTTGGACATGGTTTTACCTATCCGCGCATCGACGTGACGTTCAGGCCGGCAGAAACAGAATTCAAGGTTATGGGTCAGCACCATCAACATCTCAAGGTGATCACTCACTCAGGGTTGACCTTATTGTGGTGGAATAAGGCTCAGCAGCTCGATGAGATCGCACAGTCTGAATTAGTCACCATGTCTGTGGAGCTCGATGTCAATATGTTCCGTGGGTTTATTTCCCCGCAAGGCATTGTCTCTGCGTGCACAGTTATCTAG
- a CDS encoding DNA primase family protein has protein sequence MSDTTDSHDPATSPTVDSAASGTSDPNQQPKKKFTIIKQVNMIARTAIDDCINRLGPDVVTMSSEDIADQVVNSINVAIARENTRAQDANAAVRYTPIFKLDFSHVAVLMRRLHVIINIAPSHNSDPDSDMLAIYDPNPRSEHYGIYRTSEAEIRRVAREYCPDLTSAQFRELQMALSDAAPRKVRHKQRDLIPVKNGIFNYSTKQLEPFSQEFVFLAKSAVNYNPNAQNPVITHPQDGSVWDVESWMNDLSDDPEVVNLLWEIIGAIVRPYVSWNKSAWFYSEAGNNGKGTLVELMRNILGAEAYTSIQLSDFSKEFHLESLTRAQAILVDENDVGAFLEKSANLKAIVTNDVISINRKHKTMLSYQFYGFMVQCINGFPKVKDQSESFFRRQLFVPFEKSFTGAERKYIKDDYMSRTDVLEYVLHRVLHMNYDNLSTPAAALAVLDEYKEFVDPVRAFWNEFSDQFVWDLLPLQFLYEFYRKWFDRDSPSGSVLGKRSFIQKITTIAVDSGQWEYPLTAQRPGGDMAVPEPLVIDYDLTEWQNATVPKGHVNKGLPLPLKANYRGLLRKPLTTPATPPAAPLNPTPPTP, from the coding sequence ATGTCTGACACCACAGACAGCCACGACCCAGCAACCTCCCCTACAGTCGATTCAGCCGCATCCGGTACTTCTGACCCCAACCAGCAACCCAAGAAGAAATTCACCATCATTAAGCAGGTGAACATGATTGCGCGTACTGCCATTGATGACTGCATTAATCGACTAGGCCCAGATGTTGTCACCATGTCCAGCGAAGACATTGCTGATCAAGTGGTCAACTCCATTAACGTTGCTATTGCCAGAGAAAACACACGTGCCCAAGATGCCAATGCTGCGGTGCGTTACACACCTATCTTTAAGCTCGATTTCTCCCATGTCGCTGTCCTTATGCGCAGACTGCATGTGATTATCAACATCGCGCCATCGCATAACTCTGATCCTGACAGCGATATGTTGGCTATTTACGACCCCAACCCACGCAGCGAGCATTACGGGATCTATCGCACCTCAGAGGCTGAAATACGCCGCGTAGCCCGTGAATACTGCCCTGACCTCACCTCAGCGCAGTTTAGAGAACTGCAGATGGCACTCTCAGATGCTGCACCTCGTAAAGTCCGCCACAAGCAGCGTGACTTGATTCCCGTGAAAAACGGCATCTTTAATTACTCGACTAAACAACTAGAACCGTTTTCTCAAGAGTTTGTCTTTCTTGCTAAATCTGCAGTGAACTACAACCCAAATGCACAAAACCCTGTCATCACTCATCCCCAGGATGGCTCTGTCTGGGATGTTGAATCATGGATGAACGATCTCTCCGATGACCCTGAAGTCGTTAACCTGCTGTGGGAGATTATCGGCGCTATCGTGCGCCCCTATGTGTCCTGGAACAAGTCTGCCTGGTTCTACTCAGAGGCCGGCAACAACGGTAAAGGCACGCTCGTTGAGCTCATGCGCAACATCTTGGGCGCAGAGGCCTATACCAGTATCCAGCTCTCGGACTTCTCTAAAGAGTTCCACCTTGAATCACTGACTCGTGCACAAGCAATCCTTGTTGATGAGAACGATGTCGGCGCCTTCTTAGAAAAGTCAGCAAACCTTAAAGCGATTGTCACCAATGACGTCATCTCCATTAACCGCAAGCACAAAACCATGCTCAGCTATCAGTTTTATGGCTTTATGGTGCAGTGTATTAACGGCTTCCCCAAGGTCAAAGACCAGTCGGAGTCATTTTTCAGGCGCCAACTCTTTGTGCCGTTTGAGAAAAGCTTCACCGGTGCCGAGCGCAAGTACATCAAAGACGACTACATGTCGCGCACTGATGTCCTCGAATATGTACTGCACCGCGTACTGCATATGAACTACGACAATCTCTCCACCCCTGCTGCAGCTCTCGCTGTGCTGGATGAATACAAAGAGTTTGTCGATCCTGTGCGCGCATTCTGGAATGAATTCAGCGATCAATTTGTCTGGGATCTTCTTCCCCTGCAATTCCTCTACGAGTTTTATCGCAAGTGGTTTGACCGTGACAGCCCATCCGGGTCTGTGCTCGGCAAACGCAGCTTCATTCAAAAAATCACCACCATCGCCGTTGATAGCGGTCAGTGGGAGTATCCGCTGACAGCACAGCGTCCCGGTGGCGATATGGCCGTTCCTGAGCCATTAGTCATTGATTATGACCTCACCGAGTGGCAAAACGCCACTGTACCTAAAGGTCACGTCAACAAGGGGCTCCCTCTACCACTCAAGGCTAATTATCGAGGACTGCTCCGCAAACCTCTAACAACACCTGCTACTCCCCCTGCAGCGCCGCTCAACCCCACACCACCCACCCCTTAA